One window of Papaver somniferum cultivar HN1 chromosome 9, ASM357369v1, whole genome shotgun sequence genomic DNA carries:
- the LOC113310655 gene encoding DDT domain-containing protein PTM-like, with product MESEEIKSENNRSRKRRKRDNPVEKIQNSVSKKAKLIVEKKPRKSLRTYVGRYVRKEFEGYGDFLGKVVSYTEGLYRVDYEDGDSEDLESDEITDILVPEGGLDLKLNTRKNKLDRLIATRYAKNNRLPSNKSETVETSKASSDDEIDVEPEVVEELVSDDDDTDSSSDSSEFVKTRQFGNDIPLAPPPLLPPSSESINVPEECVSQLFSVYNFLRSFSIQLYLYPFQLDDFVGSLNYAGPNTLLDAVHFSIMRALRHHLETLSTNGSELASKCLRRLDWSLLDTLTWPVYVVEYLLVMGYAKGSEWKWFYDDVLDREYYSLSVSRKLTILQILCDDVTESPELRAEIDMRENLEAVTDCDLVAVPSENGPKRVHPRYTKTSACKDAVAMDIITNLQEPKACQQSSSLASDVTELKPTALGNDEDRNSDECRLCGMDGTLLCCDGCPSAYHSRCIGVSKMLLPQGSWFCPECTANKEPTLRVGAKLKGAEIFGADPYEQVFIGTCNHLLVLKSSMDSEPFSRYYKQTDIPKVLCALCSSPQHKTLYLEILKGILDYWGLPEDKYLSLPEEDEATTKQGEVKEGALVSVPASTFSCRETDNGKDNCSSNLEEINNEKGALSCLDNDEELCLNDSTLDTVNLADRPGLNRDDIIMSEQVHQQVDFTCHEQLGRESAASTETISIPDAGPSNSTHQSLGEKIDVMPVTCVSALGNESIAVRNNTGDPVSSTKNGSVNRSYEIIEGRQNVACKTVRGDRDADFLYMGALFKPQSYINQYNLGDIAASSAASLAGLSTEESRVSVSQSSSNPRRIVTENISMQVKAFSLAATRFVWPNPEKKLTDVVPRERCGWCYSCKTATTCKKGCLLNFAASSAIKGSIKILGAIRPIKNGDGNLPGIASYILFMEESLSNLVVGPFLSPKYREQWRKRVERASKFNGLKPLLLELEENIRLVALSKGWVKLVDDWLVESSVTQSATGSVGPTPRRGGRRNKKQSAISETATEPGDDNPKEFTWWRGGKLLKLVFQKGILPCPVVKKAARRGGSRKIPGVHYAEVSEIPKRSRRFSWRTAVEMSKNVSQLALQVRYLDLHILWSDLIRPEHNTQDSKGAETVISTFRNAHICDKKVQENKISYGLEFGNQTHLPSRVMKSVLEVEQNPDGKDKYWLSETQTPLYLIKEFEDNLEKAPLSPPKKDSYGLSELQKKQLKASRKDIFLYLVHKREKRENCLCASCQADVLLGDAVKCNLCEGFCHKNCTQSSPVALKNAGEITITCKKCFCAKAYALNESNKKQAISKMNWQGQEYQVAMASREAVQQNTIHKPLASAGTQMVKKLVICGPKPPPNSVNESVASVGNVETQMVKKLPMAGPKSAAKGKKVKATDEHFGVIWKKKQSADTGSEFRQNHILLRGNAHIDQLIAPKCVLCEKPYNPDLMYICCANFCKNWYHADALQLKETQIFDVVGFKCCKCRRIRSPECPYADPNKRKTFVRAPKEGSAGTALSSKTILRQPDVLETTPIVINTKMEIIDLDEGLRPRKSSVRSSKQGGMGMYPSSEYVIKQPEVVSSSDWKTEGLIAEDNDPLLFSLERVEPILDIKSEAEIEQCDAVAHAPSHGPQKLPVRRQVKSEKDGNGSSMGSFNLESPPLVVNDFVGSELMPPEAEWDFPIDDSSKDEPFNFEGLNYDSMEFEPQTYFSFTELLASDDDQLIQSDTSMMNDMSDDWRDIHISGAISPLKVEQCDLGSTGGQQHTPVVEQPSGTVSCCMCSYSEPAPNLSCEICQIRIHEHCSPWVEVGGHDRWRCGNCRDWQ from the exons ATGGAGTCCGAAGAGATAAAGTCAGAAAATAATCGTTCAAGGAAGAGAAGGAAGAGAGATAATCCTGTTGAGAAGATTCAGAATTCTGTGAGTAAGAAAGCAAAGTTAATTGTTGAGAAGAAACCCAGGAAATCATTAAGAACTTATGTGGGGAGATATGTGAGGAAAGAGTTTGAAGGAtatggggattttttggggaaagttGTATCATATACTGAAGGATTGTATCGAGTTGATTACGAAGATGGGGATTCTGAAGATCTAGAGTCTGATGAAATTACTGATATTCTAGTGCCGGAGGGAGGTTTGGACTTGAAATTAAATACTAGAAAGAATAAATTGGATCGATTGATTGCCACTCGTTATGCAAAGAACAATAGATTACCATCGAATAAGAGTGAGACAGTTGAAACCAGTAAGGCgagttctgatgatgaaattgatgttgaacCAGAAGTGGTTGAGGAATTGGTATCTGATGATGATGACACTGACTCTTCAAGTGATTCTTCTGAGTTTGTGAAAACTCGCCAGTTTGGGAATGATATCCCACTTGCTCCACCACCTTTATTGCCTCCTTCCTCAGAGAGTATTAATGTACCTGAGGAATGTGTTTCACAGCTCTTCTCAGTGTATAATTTTTTGCGGTCGTTTAGCATACAATTGTATCTATATCCTTTCCAACTGGATGATTTTGTGGGGTCACTGAACTATGCTGGCCCTAATACTTTGCTGGATGCAGTTCATTTCTCGATCATGCGTGCATTGAGACATCATCTCGAAACGCTTTCTACCAATGGGTCTGAGCTCGCATCGAAATGCTTAAG GCGCCTGGATTGGAGTTTACTTGACACGTTGACTTGGCCGGTGTATGTTGTCGAATACCTTCTGGTAATGGGTTACGCAAAGGGATCAGAATGGAAATGGTTTTATGACGATGTTCTAGACAGGGAGTATTACAGTTTATCTGTTTCTAGAAAGCTGACAATTCTGCAAATCTTGTGTGATGACGTCACAGAATCTCCAGAACTAAGAGCAGAAATTGACATGAGGGAGAATTTGGAAGCAGTGACAGATTGTGATTTGGTTGCAGTTCCTTCAGAAAATGGGCCAAAGAGAGTTCACCCTAGATACACGAAAACCTCAGCTTGCAAAGATGCTGTGGCAATGGACATAATCACCAATTTGCAGGAACCAAAAGCATGTCAACAATCAAGCTCCTTGGCGTCTGATGTTACTGAACTCAAACCCACAGCTCTTGGAAATGATGAAGATAGAAATAGTGATGAGTGCCGGCTTTGTGGAATGGATGGGACATTGCTTTGCTGCGATGGGTGTCCTTCAGCTTATCATTCTAGATGTATTGGCGTGAGCAAAATGCTTTTACCACAGGGGTCGTGGTTCTGTCCTGAGTGTACTGCTAACAAGGAGCCAACTCTCAGAGTTGGAGCAAAGCTGAAGGGAGCAGAGATCTTTGGCGCTGATCCCTATGAGCAGGTTTTCATTGGCACTTGCAATCACTTACTTGT ACTCAAATCCTCGATGGATTCAGAACCATTTTCCAGATACTACAAACAAACTGACATTCCCAAGGTTTTATGCGCACTGTGTTCATCTCCGCAACACAAAACACTCTACTTAGAGATACTAAAGGGGATTTTAGACTACTGGGGCCTACCAGAAGACAAATACCTGTCCTTGCCTGAAGAAGATGAAGCCACGACAAAGCAGGGAGAGGTGAAGGAAGGCGCTTTGGTTTCAGTTCCAGCTTCCACCTTTTCTTGCAGGGAAACTGATAACGGGAAGGATAATTGTTCCAGCAATTTAGAGGAAATTAACAACGAGAAAGGGGCGCTATCATGCTTGGATAATGATGAAGAATTGTGTTTAAATGACTCGACCCTGGATACAGTTAACCTAGCAGATCGTCCCGGCCTTAACAGAGATGACATTATCATGTCTGAACAAGTACATCAACAAGTGGATTTTACGTGTCATGAGCAGCTCGGAAGAGAGTCTGCAGCATCTACAGAAACGATCAGCATCCCTGATGCTGGCCCTTCCAACTCAACACACCAAAGCTTGGGTGAAAAAATTGACGTGATGCCTGTTACTTGTGTCTCTGCTTTGGGTAATGAGTCTATTGCTGTGAGAAACAACACTGGTGATCCAGTTTCATCAACAAAGAATGGCTCTGTAAACAGATCCTACGAAATCATAGAAGGTAGACAGAACGTTGCTTGTAAGACTGTTAGAGGAGATAGAGATGCTGATTTTTTATATATGGGGGCCCTATTCAAGCCCCAGAGTTACATAAATCAGTATAATCTTGGTGATATTGCTGCATCTTCAGCTGCTAGTCTTGCTGGTCTTTCGACGGAAGAAAGCCGAGTTTCTGTATCTCAATCTTCATCCAACCCTAGGAGGATTGTGACCGAGAATATCTCAATGCAAGTTAAAGCATTTTCTTTAGCAGCCACTCGATTTGTCTGGCCAAATCCCGAAAAGAAGCTAACAGATGTAGTCCCAAGGGAAAGATGTGGCTGGTGTTATTCATGCAAGACCGCTACCACATGCAAGAAAGGATGCTTGTTAAACTTTGCAGCGTCTAGTGCAATTAAAGGATCTATCAAGATCCTTGGAGCTATTCGTCCAATAAAGAATGGAGATGGAAACCTTCCTGGTATTGCATCATATATTCTTTTCATGGAGGAAAGCTTAAGTAATCTGGTGGTTGGACCGTTCTTGAGCCCGAAGTACCGGGAACAGTGGCGTAAGCGAGTTGAACGAGCCTCAAAGTTCAATGGTTTAAAGCCCTTGTTGCTTGAA CTTGAGGAGAACATTCGCCTAGTGGCTTtgtccaaaggatgggtcaagcTGGTGGATGATTGGCTGGTCGAATCCTCTGTTACCCAAAGCGCTACAGGCTCTGTTGGACCGACTCCCAGGCGAGGGGGGCGGCGTAATAAGAAACAATCAGCCATTTCTGAAACTGCAACAGAACCTGGTGATGATAATCCTAAGGAGTTTACTTGGTGGCGCGGAGGGAAACTTTTGAAGCTTGTATTTCAAAAAGGGATTTTACCATGTCCAGTCGTTAAAAAGGCAGCTCGTCGAG GTGGTTCTAGAAAGATTCCTGGTGTTCATTATGCCGAAGTCTCTGAGATTCCAAAGCGAAGTAGAAGGTTTTCTTGGAGAACAGCAGTAGAAATGAGTAAGAATGTGTCACAGCTTGCGCTTCAG GTTCGATACCTTGACCTTCATATATTGTGGAGCGATCTTATTCGCCCGGAGCATAACACTCAAGATAGCAAAGGAGCAGAGACCGTAATTTCTACCTTCAGAAATGCTCACATTTGTGATAAGAAGGTTCAAGAAAATAAGATTAGCTATGGATTAGAATTTGGTAATCAGACACATTTACCTTCCCGTGTCATGAAGAGTGTTCTTGAAGTGGAGCAGAATCCTGACGGGAAGGATAAGTATTGGTTATCTGAAACACAAACTCCTTTGTACTTGATAAAAGAGTTTGAAGACAATTTGGAGAAGGCTCCTTTGTCACCTCCCAAGAAAGATTCATATGGATTATCGGAACTTCAAAAGAAGCAGCTAAAAGCCTCTCGGAAGGATATATTTTTGTACCTCGTGCACAAAAGGGAGAAACGTGAGAACTGCTTGTGTGCCTCTTGCCAAGCAGATGTTTTACTTGG GGATGCTGTAAAGTGCAACTTATGTGAAG GTTTCTGCCACAAGAATTGCACCCAATCTTCTCCAGTTGCCCTGAAAAACGCGGGGGAAATTACAATCACATGTAAAAAGTGTTTCTGTGCCAAAGCTTATGCGCTAAATGAGAGCAATAAGAAACAAGCTATCAGTAAAATGAACTGGCAAGGTCAAGAATATCAGGTGGCAATGGCTTCCCGTGAAGCTGTCCAGCAAAATACTATTCATAAACCATTAGCATCTGCTGGAACTCAAATGGTAAAGAAATTGGTCATTTGTGGTCCTAAACCGCCACCAAACAGTGTTAATGAATCCGTAGCATCTGTTGGAAATGTTGAAACTCAAATGGTGAAGAAATTGCCTATGGCTGGTCCGAAATCAGCCGCAAAAGGTAAGAAAGTAAAAGCAACTGATGAACATTTTGGAGTtatatggaagaagaagcaaaGTGCGGATACTGGAAGCGAATTTCGGCAGAACCACATACTTCTTAGAGGCAATGCGCATATAGACCAGTTGATAGCGCCCAAATGTGTCCTTTGTGAAAAGCCGTACAATCCTGATCTCATGTACATTTGCTGTGCAAATTTTTGCAAAA ATTGGTACCATGCTGATGCCTTACAGCTCAAGGAAACTCAAATTTTTGACGTTGTAGGGTTCAAGTGCTGTAAATGTCGTAGGATTAGATCACCTGAATGCCCTTATGCTGATCCTAACAAAAGGAAGACATTTGTTAGAGCTCCTAAGGAAGGAAGCGCAGGAACAGCTCTGTCTTCTAAAACCATCCTCAGACAACCTGATGTGCTTGAAACTACTCCTATAGTAATAAACACAAAGATGGAGATCATTGATCTGGATGAGGGTTTAAGACCGAGGAAGAGTAGTGTGAGGTCATCAAAACAAGGAGGCATGGGAATGTATCCTTCGTCTGAATATGTCATCAAACAACCAGAAGTAGTTTCCAGCTCAGATTGGAAGACAGAGGGCCTGATTGCAGAAGACAATGATCCTCTTTTGTTCTCTCTTGAAAGGGTGGAGCCAATATTGGACATCAAATCGGAAGCCGAAATTGAACAGTGTGATGCTGTTGCACACGCACCATCTCATGGGCCACAGAAGTTACCAGTTAGAAGGCAAGTTAAGTCTGAGAAGGATGGAAATGGCAGTTCTATGGGAAGTTTTAATTTGGAATCCCCGCCCTTAGTCGTAAATGATTTCGTGGGATCTGAGCTGATGCCTCCTGAGGCGGAGTGGGACTTTCCTATTGATGATAGTTCTAAAGACGAACCCTTTAATTTTGAGGGTTTGAACTATGACTCGATGGAGTTTGAGCCACAGACTTACTTTTCTTTTACTGAATTGTTAGCATCAGATGATGACCAGTTGATCCAGTCTGATACCTCTATGATGAACGACATGTCAGATGATTGGAGGGACATCCATATCAGTGGCGCAATTTCACCACTAAAAGTGGAGCAGTGTGACTTGGGTTCTACGGGAGGTCAACAACATACTCCAGTTGTGGAACAGCCTAGCGGCACTGTGAGTTGTTGTATGTGTTCATATTCAGAACCAGCCCCAAATCTTTCTTGCGAGATTTGTCAGATTCGGATTCATGAGCATTGTTCTCCTTGGGTAGAGGTTGGTGGACATGATAGGTGGAGGTGTGGTAACTGCAGAGATTGGCAATAG